In Candidatus Vicinibacter proximus, the following are encoded in one genomic region:
- a CDS encoding T9SS type A sorting domain-containing protein, which translates to MSILFYLFSFLTAAIHSAQPQPTTCACSRMADSLVLVKLFESTNGANWSIKWNFNQGMDNWYGINLDGIGCVRNLSLSDNNLTGNIPPELGLLTNLKVLNLFNNHLTGIIPISLGGLNQLEELNLENNQLTGTIPSSFLGLTALKQASFSDNNLSGNFPLVLTDITTLNQLRLSNNFFTGTIPPGISKWNQINLIDFSNNQFSGNLPPNISLIRTLKELYLSNNQFTGELPGSMSLLTNLRNVWLNNNQFTGLVPDLTLAPLLSLRLEYNNFTDIPDYSSLRTWGNSEPFGLVIHHNNFTFEDLIPLQKLPKNFYFSFKPQNPIPLDSIIFVPKAANYNIRLFTDPQIPDNNYKWFKDTAVVFITNQNYYPLINMMEEDEGYYSGSVTNNAIAEFDIKISKTRVVFTLPGRCDNPASGTICEEAPHFCNTLDLHNYCGSFRSADSSHLGEFVCDSLGSLENPVWISFTAPTDSIVLEIFPMTCEEINVGGQLYNGLQAGIYKACDATGERVLYCMPECMNGPFLIGGGGFVKGDRYLLMLDGCKGNFCNFLIKVVKGKANLNLSISGGVSGVRAFCPDTLEHLFSLSPVFGATSYSWFLNDTLNQITTDTIVRLKNLNSGIYKIAVRATNECDTTDEIFTTFQIFPKLITTNQEVKKFFNDSVYRISFTIQGGTKPYNVNKGSGVIDSSTGKFVSDFILCNSSYLVEIIDRRGCITQIAGFENCNCTSFAGNLPNDTMRLCESQNLIGKTLGNEKKDSGDAAIFVLYTNFQNPVGSIIKTSKNGVFPFDPINFKFNTPYYLAHAISRTNSQGNINFLHPCLSLSNSQVIYFFPRPIVSAGGDRSFCGFGGALMASGNFIKGNWRLVSGPGNALFQSKDSSFSTVTVDVQGTYTFAFDGQSLYCLRSDEVKMQFLDSIRFNISGKPFHCPGQITSLDAGSGYKTYTWSNGDTNRILLVSSPGNFCVTVTDFNNCVGVSCLEILSSDAPTATVTAPDSLCTGITAAIKVNENFSTYSWSNGSTDQEVRIDSGGMYCVTVTADNGCRDTACIQITALPRTLKNLSDSACFDTDYVFGSKPYKVPGNYEIIYPGAGRGGCDSVIRLNLFAYPVIEIKDSIIKHDKGTGNGSISVTLKGGVGTYRYLWNTGDRTSSINNLISGVYVLTVRDDKNCVRVFRFTVRLETASQDVSLDREIIVFPNPSSLGQEIFWQSRYPFSQATIEVYKTDGTMVYKEQFSYIKELTPYNLNFNFDSGVYLLRFTSNDGYRRLKKLAVINK; encoded by the coding sequence ATGTCAATTCTATTTTACCTGTTCAGTTTTTTAACAGCGGCTATCCATTCGGCTCAACCCCAGCCCACAACCTGTGCATGCAGCAGGATGGCAGACTCACTTGTTCTGGTAAAGTTATTTGAGTCCACCAATGGCGCAAACTGGAGTATTAAGTGGAATTTTAACCAGGGCATGGATAACTGGTACGGCATAAATCTGGATGGAATAGGTTGTGTTAGAAACCTCAGTTTAAGTGATAACAACCTTACAGGGAACATTCCACCCGAATTAGGTTTACTTACCAATCTTAAGGTGTTAAACCTATTTAATAACCACTTAACAGGCATTATTCCGATTAGCCTGGGAGGGCTTAATCAGCTTGAAGAATTGAATTTGGAAAACAATCAATTGACTGGAACTATCCCATCCAGTTTCTTAGGTCTAACAGCACTGAAACAAGCATCATTTTCTGATAATAATTTATCTGGTAATTTTCCATTGGTGCTTACCGATATAACCACTTTGAATCAATTGCGGTTATCCAATAATTTTTTCACAGGCACTATTCCACCCGGAATTTCTAAGTGGAATCAAATTAACTTAATTGATTTTAGTAATAATCAGTTTTCCGGAAATTTACCTCCTAACATTAGTTTAATTAGAACTTTGAAGGAATTGTATCTTTCGAATAATCAATTTACCGGCGAACTTCCTGGTTCCATGTCATTGCTTACCAATCTTCGTAACGTCTGGTTAAACAATAATCAATTTACCGGCCTGGTACCTGATTTGACACTTGCGCCTCTTTTAAGTTTACGATTGGAGTACAATAATTTTACAGACATCCCTGATTATAGTAGTTTGAGAACATGGGGAAACAGTGAACCATTTGGGTTAGTGATACATCATAATAATTTTACATTTGAAGATTTAATTCCATTACAAAAATTACCAAAGAATTTTTATTTCAGTTTTAAACCTCAGAATCCAATTCCATTGGATTCAATAATTTTTGTTCCTAAGGCAGCTAATTACAACATCAGATTGTTTACTGATCCGCAAATTCCGGATAATAATTACAAATGGTTTAAAGACACCGCAGTCGTATTTATCACCAACCAAAACTACTATCCACTGATTAACATGATGGAAGAAGACGAAGGTTATTATTCCGGGTCTGTAACCAACAATGCCATTGCGGAATTTGATATTAAGATCAGCAAAACCAGAGTGGTATTTACTCTTCCGGGAAGGTGTGACAATCCGGCAAGTGGAACAATTTGTGAAGAAGCTCCTCACTTTTGCAATACATTGGATTTGCATAATTATTGCGGAAGTTTTCGGTCAGCAGACTCCAGTCATTTGGGAGAATTTGTTTGCGATAGTCTTGGTAGTCTGGAGAATCCTGTTTGGATTTCTTTTACAGCACCAACGGATTCCATAGTGTTGGAAATTTTTCCTATGACTTGTGAAGAAATCAATGTAGGTGGACAGCTGTATAATGGATTGCAGGCGGGCATTTACAAAGCTTGTGATGCCACTGGCGAAAGAGTGCTTTATTGTATGCCTGAATGTATGAATGGACCTTTTTTAATTGGGGGTGGAGGTTTTGTAAAAGGCGATAGATACTTATTGATGCTGGATGGTTGCAAAGGTAATTTTTGCAATTTTCTGATTAAAGTAGTTAAAGGTAAGGCAAATCTAAACCTAAGTATATCAGGTGGAGTGTCCGGGGTACGTGCATTCTGTCCTGACACGCTGGAACATTTGTTCTCTTTAAGTCCCGTCTTTGGTGCAACTTCTTACAGCTGGTTTTTAAATGATACTTTAAATCAAATCACAACAGATACTATTGTTAGACTGAAGAATCTTAATTCAGGAATTTATAAGATAGCCGTAAGAGCAACCAACGAATGTGATACAACGGATGAAATATTTACGACTTTTCAGATTTTTCCAAAGTTAATTACTACAAATCAGGAAGTAAAAAAGTTTTTCAATGATTCTGTATATCGGATAAGTTTTACCATTCAGGGTGGAACAAAACCTTATAATGTGAATAAAGGTTCCGGTGTGATCGATAGCAGCACTGGTAAATTTGTTTCGGACTTTATTTTATGTAATTCATCCTATCTGGTTGAAATAATTGACCGACGAGGATGCATAACCCAAATAGCTGGATTTGAAAATTGCAATTGTACTTCTTTTGCTGGAAATTTGCCGAATGATACTATGCGCTTGTGCGAAAGTCAGAATTTGATAGGTAAAACGCTTGGAAATGAGAAAAAAGACTCAGGGGATGCAGCCATTTTTGTTCTATATACTAATTTTCAAAACCCTGTTGGAAGCATCATTAAAACAAGTAAAAATGGTGTGTTCCCATTCGATCCTATTAATTTTAAATTCAATACGCCCTATTATTTAGCACATGCCATCAGCCGAACCAATAGTCAGGGAAATATCAATTTTCTACATCCTTGTCTCAGCCTTTCAAACTCTCAGGTAATTTATTTTTTTCCAAGACCTATAGTTTCAGCAGGAGGAGATCGCTCTTTTTGTGGATTTGGCGGTGCGTTAATGGCTAGTGGAAATTTTATCAAAGGCAACTGGCGTTTAGTTTCTGGACCAGGGAATGCTTTGTTCCAAAGTAAAGACAGCTCTTTCTCAACAGTTACGGTAGACGTTCAAGGGACTTATACCTTTGCATTTGATGGTCAAAGTTTATACTGTCTTCGCAGTGATGAAGTTAAAATGCAGTTTCTGGATTCCATTAGATTTAATATTTCAGGAAAACCATTTCATTGTCCTGGACAAATAACAAGTTTGGATGCTGGAAGTGGCTATAAAACCTACACCTGGTCCAATGGGGATACCAATAGAATATTGCTGGTTTCATCTCCCGGTAATTTTTGTGTTACAGTAACAGATTTCAATAATTGTGTCGGAGTTTCATGTCTTGAAATACTGTCATCTGATGCACCGACAGCAACGGTGACCGCACCTGATTCTCTATGTACTGGAATAACCGCAGCGATTAAAGTGAACGAGAACTTTTCAACTTATTCGTGGAGTAATGGAAGTACTGATCAAGAAGTCCGGATAGATTCCGGAGGCATGTATTGTGTTACCGTTACTGCGGACAATGGGTGTAGAGATACAGCTTGCATCCAGATCACTGCACTGCCAAGAACCTTGAAAAACCTGTCAGATTCCGCATGCTTTGATACAGATTATGTATTCGGTTCTAAACCGTATAAAGTACCAGGAAATTATGAAATCATTTATCCTGGTGCCGGGCGAGGAGGTTGTGACAGCGTCATTCGATTAAATCTTTTTGCTTATCCTGTGATTGAAATAAAAGATTCCATAATCAAACATGACAAAGGTACCGGAAATGGTTCAATTTCTGTCACGCTCAAAGGGGGTGTAGGAACTTATCGGTATTTATGGAACACAGGTGATCGTACTTCCAGCATCAACAACTTAATTTCAGGAGTCTATGTACTCACTGTCAGGGACGACAAAAACTGTGTTCGTGTTTTTAGGTTTACAGTCCGGTTAGAAACAGCTTCACAGGATGTTTCATTAGACAGGGAAATAATAGTTTTTCCTAACCCATCTAGCTTGGGGCAAGAAATTTTTTGGCAATCCAGGTATCCTTTTTCACAAGCAACAATAGAGGTTTATAAAACGGATGGTACGATGGTTTACAAAGAGCAATTTTCATACATTAAAGAATTAACTCCTTATAATTTAAACTTTAATTTTGATTCGGGAGTTTACCTTTTGCGCTTTACTTCAAATGACGGGTACCGAAGACTTAAAAAGTTAGCAGTAATAAATAAATAA
- the murB gene encoding UDP-N-acetylmuramate dehydrogenase: MPTSISLKEFNSFQIKSFGKEIHFIKSEADLIPFYGRNPDEYYILGEGSNVLMMSEISKVILKNEIKGIEIIHDGPEDVTLRIGAGENWHQLVLWALANNYFGIENLSLIPGSVGAAPVQNIGAYGVEISEVFVRLEGIHLKEGKRMSLNKKACALGYRDSIFKHDLKDVFFISYVHLKLSKTPNPKFEYGDLKSNLNAAGILHPSPIDVSNAVISIRQSKLPDPKILGNSGSFFKNNLLTKNEFDALHERFPEMPFFKQENGTYKIPTAWLIESCGYKGKREGDVGCHEKQALVLVNYGSAKGEEVLAFSEKIVDAIEQRFGVQLEREVNVLS, encoded by the coding sequence ATGCCAACATCTATATCCTTGAAAGAATTCAATAGCTTTCAAATAAAATCTTTTGGAAAAGAAATTCATTTTATAAAATCTGAGGCAGATCTGATTCCTTTTTATGGAAGAAATCCTGATGAATATTACATACTTGGAGAAGGAAGTAATGTTTTGATGATGTCTGAAATCAGTAAGGTCATTTTAAAAAATGAAATCAAAGGGATCGAAATTATTCACGATGGACCTGAAGATGTTACCCTGCGTATCGGGGCTGGAGAAAATTGGCATCAATTGGTATTATGGGCATTGGCAAACAATTATTTTGGGATTGAAAATCTAAGTCTTATACCCGGCAGTGTAGGAGCTGCACCGGTGCAGAATATTGGTGCATATGGTGTGGAAATATCGGAAGTATTTGTACGTCTTGAGGGCATTCACTTAAAAGAAGGAAAAAGAATGTCCTTAAATAAAAAAGCTTGTGCATTGGGTTATAGGGACAGTATTTTTAAACATGATTTAAAGGATGTTTTTTTTATCAGTTATGTACATTTAAAACTATCAAAAACACCTAATCCAAAGTTTGAATATGGGGATTTAAAATCTAATCTTAATGCAGCTGGAATTTTACACCCCTCGCCAATAGATGTAAGTAATGCAGTCATTTCTATTCGACAAAGCAAACTTCCGGACCCCAAAATCCTTGGAAATTCTGGGAGTTTTTTTAAAAATAATTTGCTGACTAAAAATGAATTTGATGCATTGCATGAACGCTTTCCGGAAATGCCATTTTTTAAACAGGAGAATGGCACTTATAAAATCCCCACAGCTTGGTTGATAGAATCTTGCGGTTACAAGGGTAAGAGAGAAGGTGATGTCGGTTGCCATGAAAAACAGGCACTTGTTCTTGTTAACTATGGATCAGCCAAAGGGGAAGAGGTTTTAGCCTTTTCTGAGAAAATTGTGGATGCTATTGAACAACGTTTTGGAGTTCAATTGGAAAGAGAGGTGAATGTTTTATCATAA
- a CDS encoding ATP-binding cassette domain-containing protein has protein sequence MAEKNKITKEGFLKAYRILRFIKPYKWSFILGMVCLVISSSMFMVFPAAAGEMANTAIGKGTWNLKVSQFGLLFLVILIFQGILSYFRTLFFARVSEKGIADVRKALYQKLITQNISFFESQRVGELTSRITADVEQLQSAFSITLAEFIRQIVVLVFGVVIIAWMAPHLSLIMLLTFPLIVISSMWFGRYIRSLSKKRQDSLASTNIIVEESFQSFSTVKAFTNEKYEINRYSKSIMEMVGISMEYARMRGIFFIFIITVLFGGLFFILWRGAMMVQAGEMQAGDLFSFIIYTGIIGGAIAGLGNLYSTLAGSIGATERIQDIIAREVEIADQQLHENPEIKLRGKIEFLNINFSYPSRTDVEVLKEINFKVDQGQRIALVGQSGAGKSTVIQLLMRFYEPTSGEIYIDDKPIEFYDLLAYRKNIAIVPQEILLFGGTIKENILYGKPSATEEEVIQAARLSNSLEFIQSFPDQFETIVGERGIKLSGGQKQRIAIARAILRDPAILILDEATSSLDSESEKVVQDALDRLMLNRTSIIIAHRLSTVREADRIYVIKEGSIVESGKHVELLELPNGIYRNLVSLQLEPENIQMN, from the coding sequence ATGGCAGAAAAAAACAAAATAACCAAGGAAGGTTTTCTAAAGGCTTATCGTATTCTTCGATTCATCAAACCGTATAAATGGTCCTTTATTTTGGGCATGGTGTGTCTTGTTATTTCAAGCTCCATGTTTATGGTGTTTCCCGCAGCTGCAGGAGAAATGGCAAATACTGCAATAGGTAAAGGTACCTGGAATTTAAAAGTCTCTCAGTTTGGTTTGCTTTTTCTGGTGATCCTTATATTTCAGGGAATTTTGTCTTATTTTAGAACACTTTTTTTTGCCCGAGTCAGCGAAAAGGGCATAGCCGACGTGCGGAAGGCTCTTTATCAAAAATTGATCACCCAGAATATTTCATTTTTTGAAAGTCAAAGGGTTGGTGAACTAACCAGCAGGATCACTGCTGATGTGGAACAATTGCAAAGTGCATTTTCCATTACCCTTGCTGAATTTATCCGTCAGATCGTTGTTTTGGTTTTTGGTGTGGTCATTATAGCATGGATGGCTCCTCATCTTTCCCTCATTATGTTGTTGACATTTCCGCTCATTGTTATCAGTTCTATGTGGTTTGGACGATACATCAGATCCTTGTCTAAAAAGCGACAAGATAGTCTGGCCAGTACGAATATAATTGTGGAAGAAAGTTTTCAGTCCTTCTCCACAGTAAAAGCATTTACGAATGAAAAATATGAAATAAACAGATACAGTAAATCAATTATGGAAATGGTTGGGATATCCATGGAGTATGCCAGGATGCGCGGTATATTTTTTATTTTCATCATTACTGTTTTATTTGGGGGTTTGTTTTTTATTCTCTGGCGAGGTGCTATGATGGTGCAGGCTGGAGAGATGCAAGCCGGGGATTTATTTTCTTTTATTATTTATACCGGCATAATAGGAGGTGCAATTGCAGGCTTGGGTAATTTATATTCCACTTTGGCCGGATCCATCGGTGCAACGGAAAGAATTCAGGACATAATTGCTCGGGAAGTTGAAATTGCGGATCAGCAATTGCACGAAAATCCTGAAATAAAATTAAGAGGAAAAATAGAGTTCTTGAATATTAACTTCTCTTATCCTTCAAGAACAGATGTGGAAGTGCTAAAAGAGATTAACTTCAAAGTTGATCAAGGACAAAGAATCGCATTAGTGGGTCAAAGTGGTGCCGGAAAATCAACCGTAATCCAATTACTCATGAGGTTTTATGAACCAACGTCGGGAGAGATATATATCGACGATAAACCCATTGAATTTTACGATTTGCTTGCATATCGAAAGAACATAGCCATCGTCCCGCAGGAAATTCTTCTTTTTGGGGGCACCATAAAAGAAAATATACTTTATGGAAAGCCTTCTGCGACAGAAGAGGAAGTTATCCAAGCTGCACGGCTTTCTAATTCGCTGGAATTTATCCAATCCTTCCCAGACCAATTTGAAACCATTGTAGGGGAAAGAGGAATTAAATTGAGCGGAGGTCAAAAACAACGCATTGCCATCGCAAGAGCAATTCTACGGGATCCTGCAATACTAATTTTGGATGAGGCAACTTCATCCCTGGATTCGGAGTCAGAAAAAGTTGTTCAAGATGCCTTAGATCGACTCATGCTAAATCGCACATCAATCATCATCGCGCACCGTTTATCTACGGTTAGGGAAGCAGACCGGATTTATGTAATAAAAGAAGGAAGCATAGTGGAATCCGGCAAGCATGTGGAATTACTGGAGCTACCCAACGGTATCTACCGCAACCTGGTTAGCCTCCAACTTGAACCGGAAAATATTCAGATGAATTAA
- a CDS encoding T9SS type A sorting domain-containing protein: MKKPIKVGNNVGPCPFDFDFSADQLTVKFRPSFQQKYESLIWYFGDRAESKEEFPVHTYANEGVYQVTLVAFFNGVPCKVTKDLKISKFQNPPVGIAIVDINPNPVDENMMVKIKSSSKVNVTLTVADVTGVNLKKIPVALEVGENVVDWNVAELATGTYLVYVYHENTIVSRYKFQKN, encoded by the coding sequence ACCCATTAAAGTGGGCAACAATGTAGGCCCATGTCCGTTTGATTTTGACTTTTCCGCCGACCAGTTGACGGTAAAATTCAGACCTTCCTTCCAGCAAAAATACGAAAGCCTGATTTGGTATTTTGGGGACAGAGCGGAATCCAAAGAAGAATTTCCGGTACATACCTATGCTAATGAAGGTGTTTATCAGGTTACATTGGTTGCATTTTTTAACGGGGTTCCTTGTAAGGTGACAAAAGATTTGAAAATCTCTAAATTTCAAAATCCTCCTGTAGGAATTGCAATTGTTGACATCAATCCTAATCCGGTAGATGAGAATATGATGGTAAAAATTAAAAGCAGTTCAAAAGTTAACGTTACCCTTACTGTGGCTGATGTTACCGGAGTTAACCTTAAGAAAATTCCGGTAGCTCTGGAAGTAGGGGAAAATGTGGTGGATTGGAATGTTGCAGAGCTTGCTACTGGAACCTACCTGGTTTATGTTTATCACGAGAATACGATTGTTTCAAGATATAAGTTTCAGAAGAATTAA